Proteins encoded together in one Calditrichota bacterium window:
- a CDS encoding type II secretion system protein, whose product MNMKRIARKWQAGVTLLEVLVTTLIVTGGLVVVMASFVGIAKSNRYVEKMETANNLLRLELETVRNSQYSNIVSVSSDYGDSYSDQPDFRRYVSVADLGTVKRITVKIYFDHDLHFAEATTMVAQL is encoded by the coding sequence ATGAATATGAAGAGAATCGCACGAAAATGGCAGGCCGGCGTAACGCTTCTTGAGGTGTTGGTTACGACACTCATCGTTACGGGCGGGCTGGTGGTCGTCATGGCTTCATTCGTCGGTATTGCGAAGTCAAACCGCTACGTCGAAAAAATGGAAACGGCAAACAACCTCCTGAGATTGGAACTTGAAACAGTACGCAACTCGCAATACTCAAACATTGTTTCCGTCAGCTCCGACTACGGCGACTCCTATTCGGACCAGCCGGATTTCAGGCGCTACGTATCGGTGGCGGACTTGGGTACGGTCAAGCGTATCACAGTGAAGATCTATTTCGATCATGATCTTCATTTCGCGGAAGCAACCACAATGGTTGCGCAACTCTAA
- a CDS encoding Ig-like domain-containing protein, whose translation MQRRLPLGFWLPMGTLLSVALWYGCEQKGDLSPVSSARDNLAFVDSIIIDPPVISPLGTAWVEAHVVNEQHEPAPGENVRFTVTRGSFDDAGPDVTVETDNYGVARTMYTAPEDTGNVSLHVELVSMQTAQSRSFNVRDGAASLSGLVAVSADEDTLFADNGASTTQIRARVRNEQNNPVGGVEVTFSTTRGVITSPAITDAQSGTALATLTSTDVIGTAMVIAQYNDNSDTVLVEFLQPYAASSVQVNTSLSTMTAGMDTSVISARVMDENGQTLRSNVLVTFSASSGSFSAQAVTTENGIATTQYRAPVTSGAVTITASTGTVTGNTTIAVSPGALASLTVSTDSDSLWADNASETTVRALARDTYGNPATPGTIVGFSSVNGDVTESASTDASGYATAVFRAGLNPGNATVTASNNEINGSASVFLQMTTPSHMSMTITPRQLVADGQSTALLRAQVLDSQNRPVSNGTVVTFTSESGQLDGYTITGHSGKNTREIWKNSNNATFSRSEANTSVFNTPRTKRGPDRFGSPVSAVFSAVTQDGYALATLTSATAVGDDEITAATGDLSVSETANYVAGTASSVDVTPGVSQLPADGVSSTQIVCRVYDAYGNPLRGGVAISVTSTIGTLLPASGFTNSTGTFTTNLTSARQVGNCAIVANAGEASGYGEVDFMAPEVAGLVLGSSSSSILADGVSSTTITATVRDEFNLPVSGSNVVWSTGNGIGTLEVVSDETDANGHATAVFYSGASTLDVSQLVNAQVESENASFAVTMRGVLVTLNVDDETLPANGESTTNVQAIVRETSSGVAVANASVRFAASEGSVQQYAETNESGVAEAVYQAGNEPVEVQLTASYGDTLRAQASLLLTDTEASDIVLTVGSRELLANGVANTQVSAFVLDEASNPVPNTAVTFTTIANGAFRPETVVSDENGVAMSVFSSVASASDLVAPIEVAIERSAAQDTLALLGVHLSASTSTQILPANGSATATITVSLRETSSTIAIPGATILCGASIGSVPASGTTSSSGVVTFTYTAGNEVGDAEIIVRYGNQLRDTLHIQLFSPAASGLNLESEETSLLADGVSSTNMTCRLTDQSGSPISNVAIIWSLNGSGSLVRGQTTTDSAGYATNVFRSAGRTTDAQTTIRVNSQSASDSVVVSLRGITVLSNAQYTAMPANGVSVNSIQALVRETTSLVAVSGRAVSFGTNLGSIPNSVVTSASGIATASLVASAESGNAMVICGFGPQLGDTVMVNMYSPTPQAISVAPQSNSMRSDGITSMPVQATVYDALGVPLSNAQVTWTASGISFTPVNSFTNSLGQATLTFTPEGRTANTSTVLTAASGTSQGTASVTLRGVTVSAGAVPAMVIADGISTSAINVHVFETVSQVAIPEATVYFGTNSGTIPASAETNESGVATVNLQASTQTGVANITVTYGQSLTAQTNVTFAASTPTTLSLTASPTILFADNSSSSILTANVTDQNGNPVPNGTQVRFSIPPQSGSLENLRTTVGGVASNTLTSSATPDTFYVSAWSEENSSVRDSVQIIYRVGDPAHVILSAVIDSLRADGIATDSITARVTDAVGHPLPNVEVQFTTTIGNITASRVTNSQGNASVPFSSSQTGTAIVTASAGQAVGNYTLYLLPGNPNSIQLSFNPGSVGVRGSGRNETLLVTATVRDANNNPVLDGTEVYFNINNSPGGGDFLSSTGAIPTINGNATVAYNSGTVSGTARIRAQCTGISAVSTEILIYAGPPYIENISDGCLSSHMAIGSSPCNMFGMDVVGESVEIVCLVGDQYNNPVTPGTAVYFTTSGGVVTTATGYTDSAGFARVTLYSGNPLPTINRWLNTLSDPNLGTTILCSDVPDQNGVAKVLCKTAGVDESGDSVWVWATTNVIFDYSQPILNIREVTVNGDPSERTLRIGENALIRFSLYDFNYWPMVQGTTVSFSASSGNVYPTEIEIGCPGDTSYTVSFFNNLTTNDDDAATPVLINVEAEYGAAYAFTETFTLLTQFPTAAPPASTGNETIQ comes from the coding sequence ATGCAGCGCCGTTTGCCATTAGGATTTTGGTTGCCCATGGGAACACTGCTCAGTGTTGCCCTGTGGTATGGATGTGAACAAAAAGGCGATTTAAGCCCCGTGTCATCCGCACGGGACAATCTCGCGTTCGTCGACTCGATCATTATCGATCCGCCCGTGATCAGCCCGCTCGGCACCGCATGGGTCGAAGCACACGTCGTCAATGAACAGCATGAACCTGCGCCCGGCGAAAATGTTCGTTTTACCGTGACTCGCGGTAGCTTCGACGACGCCGGACCCGATGTCACCGTGGAAACGGACAATTACGGTGTGGCGCGCACGATGTATACTGCCCCGGAAGATACCGGAAACGTCTCGCTGCACGTTGAGCTTGTCAGCATGCAGACGGCACAATCCCGATCATTCAATGTGCGTGACGGCGCGGCGAGTTTGAGCGGGTTGGTCGCAGTTTCCGCCGACGAAGATACATTGTTTGCCGACAATGGAGCTTCAACCACGCAGATTCGCGCGCGAGTGCGAAACGAACAAAACAATCCGGTCGGCGGGGTGGAGGTGACCTTTTCCACGACCCGCGGCGTCATTACATCACCGGCCATCACCGATGCGCAATCTGGAACGGCGCTGGCGACTCTGACGTCAACCGACGTAATCGGTACGGCAATGGTTATCGCACAGTACAACGATAATTCGGATACAGTACTTGTTGAATTCCTGCAGCCGTACGCGGCGTCTTCGGTTCAAGTAAACACGTCTTTGTCGACGATGACCGCAGGAATGGACACGTCTGTGATCAGCGCAAGAGTGATGGACGAGAATGGACAAACACTGCGCAGCAATGTGCTGGTGACTTTTTCCGCGAGCTCGGGATCTTTCTCCGCGCAAGCTGTCACAACGGAAAACGGTATCGCCACGACGCAATACCGTGCGCCCGTTACGTCCGGAGCGGTAACGATAACGGCGTCAACGGGAACAGTAACCGGGAATACGACGATCGCGGTGAGTCCCGGCGCGCTGGCTTCGCTGACGGTTTCGACGGACTCTGATTCGCTTTGGGCCGACAATGCAAGTGAAACGACAGTACGCGCATTGGCGAGAGATACCTACGGTAATCCAGCGACGCCGGGCACGATCGTTGGTTTCAGCAGCGTAAACGGTGACGTTACCGAGTCCGCTTCGACAGACGCGTCCGGATATGCCACCGCCGTTTTCCGCGCCGGTTTGAATCCGGGCAACGCGACAGTGACTGCAAGCAACAACGAAATCAACGGCAGCGCTTCGGTATTTCTGCAGATGACGACGCCGTCTCATATGTCGATGACGATCACGCCGCGTCAGTTGGTGGCGGACGGTCAAAGTACGGCGCTCTTGCGTGCACAAGTTCTGGACAGCCAAAATCGTCCCGTCTCGAACGGAACGGTTGTGACATTTACGTCCGAATCCGGTCAACTTGATGGCTATACGATCACTGGACACAGCGGAAAAAATACGCGTGAAATTTGGAAGAACTCGAATAACGCGACGTTCAGCCGCAGCGAAGCCAACACGTCGGTGTTCAACACTCCAAGAACGAAGCGCGGACCGGACCGCTTTGGCTCGCCGGTCAGTGCTGTGTTCAGCGCCGTGACGCAAGACGGGTACGCTCTTGCGACGTTGACGAGCGCCACGGCCGTCGGCGACGACGAAATTACTGCGGCAACCGGAGACTTGAGCGTTTCGGAAACCGCAAACTACGTCGCAGGAACAGCTTCGTCGGTGGATGTTACGCCCGGCGTTTCGCAGCTTCCGGCAGACGGAGTATCGAGTACACAGATCGTTTGCCGCGTTTATGACGCGTACGGTAATCCGCTGCGCGGAGGCGTTGCGATTTCCGTGACGAGCACGATAGGTACGTTGCTTCCCGCGTCGGGATTCACGAACTCGACTGGAACTTTCACTACGAACTTAACGAGCGCCCGCCAAGTCGGCAACTGCGCTATCGTTGCCAACGCCGGTGAGGCAAGCGGTTACGGCGAAGTCGATTTTATGGCGCCGGAAGTCGCGGGCTTGGTGCTTGGCAGCAGCTCTTCTTCAATTTTAGCAGACGGTGTGTCGTCAACGACCATTACTGCGACTGTGCGCGACGAATTCAATCTTCCCGTAAGCGGCAGCAACGTCGTATGGTCCACGGGCAACGGCATCGGCACGTTGGAAGTTGTTTCGGATGAAACCGATGCAAACGGACATGCCACCGCGGTCTTCTACAGCGGCGCGTCCACGTTGGATGTTTCGCAACTGGTCAATGCTCAGGTTGAATCAGAGAACGCTTCTTTTGCGGTCACGATGCGCGGTGTGCTGGTCACATTGAACGTCGATGATGAGACTCTTCCCGCGAATGGCGAAAGTACGACCAACGTACAAGCCATTGTACGCGAGACTTCGAGCGGCGTCGCGGTCGCCAACGCGTCCGTGCGATTCGCTGCCAGCGAAGGTTCAGTTCAGCAATATGCTGAAACCAACGAAAGCGGAGTCGCGGAAGCAGTCTATCAAGCCGGCAATGAACCGGTTGAAGTCCAGCTCACCGCTTCATATGGTGATACATTGCGCGCCCAGGCGTCGTTGTTGCTCACCGATACGGAAGCCAGTGACATTGTGCTAACAGTTGGAAGCCGTGAATTGCTCGCCAACGGCGTTGCGAACACTCAAGTGTCGGCGTTTGTCTTAGATGAAGCGAGCAACCCCGTTCCAAACACGGCTGTCACGTTCACAACGATAGCGAACGGCGCATTCCGTCCTGAAACGGTTGTTTCGGATGAAAACGGCGTGGCGATGTCCGTGTTCTCCTCGGTCGCTTCGGCCTCAGACTTGGTCGCGCCGATAGAAGTTGCGATTGAACGCAGCGCGGCTCAGGATACGCTGGCACTTCTCGGTGTGCATTTGTCGGCTTCAACGAGCACACAAATTCTCCCGGCAAACGGTTCGGCTACCGCGACGATCACTGTGAGTCTGCGCGAAACGAGCAGCACAATCGCCATTCCCGGCGCCACGATTCTTTGTGGAGCTTCGATTGGTTCGGTTCCTGCGAGCGGAACGACTTCCTCTTCAGGTGTCGTCACATTTACTTATACGGCGGGCAACGAAGTCGGTGATGCCGAAATCATCGTGCGCTACGGAAATCAACTTCGCGATACGCTGCATATTCAGTTGTTCTCGCCCGCGGCTTCGGGACTGAATCTCGAGTCAGAAGAGACTTCACTCTTAGCCGACGGAGTCAGTTCAACCAATATGACCTGTCGTTTGACGGACCAGAGCGGTTCGCCCATTTCTAACGTGGCGATCATTTGGAGCCTGAACGGATCGGGAAGTTTGGTTCGTGGACAAACAACGACGGACTCGGCTGGTTATGCCACGAACGTATTCCGCTCCGCAGGTCGCACGACCGACGCTCAAACCACGATCCGCGTGAATTCACAATCCGCTTCTGATTCAGTCGTGGTGTCGCTGCGTGGTATCACAGTGTTGTCCAATGCACAGTATACGGCGATGCCGGCCAACGGAGTCTCCGTCAACTCGATTCAAGCGCTCGTTCGCGAGACGACGAGCTTGGTAGCGGTTTCAGGCCGTGCGGTGTCGTTCGGTACGAACCTTGGTTCTATTCCGAATAGCGTCGTCACGAGTGCTTCCGGCATCGCTACCGCAAGCCTCGTCGCTTCCGCGGAAAGCGGAAACGCGATGGTGATTTGCGGTTTCGGTCCACAGCTTGGTGATACGGTGATGGTGAATATGTATTCGCCGACGCCGCAAGCAATCAGTGTGGCACCGCAAAGCAATTCCATGCGTTCAGACGGCATCACGTCGATGCCCGTCCAAGCCACAGTGTACGATGCGTTGGGCGTTCCGCTTTCGAACGCGCAAGTCACGTGGACGGCAAGCGGCATTAGCTTCACTCCCGTCAACTCGTTCACGAACAGCCTCGGTCAGGCAACTCTCACGTTCACGCCTGAAGGCCGCACGGCGAATACTTCAACTGTTCTGACCGCCGCATCCGGAACGTCTCAAGGTACGGCCAGCGTCACGCTGCGCGGCGTCACGGTTAGCGCAGGTGCGGTTCCGGCGATGGTGATTGCCGATGGCATATCAACGTCAGCAATTAATGTACACGTGTTCGAAACGGTCTCGCAAGTCGCGATTCCCGAAGCGACCGTATATTTCGGAACGAACAGCGGAACGATTCCCGCTTCGGCAGAAACTAACGAAAGCGGAGTTGCCACGGTAAATCTGCAAGCATCGACGCAAACCGGTGTCGCCAACATCACCGTGACCTACGGTCAATCCTTGACAGCGCAAACGAACGTTACGTTTGCGGCTTCAACGCCGACTACGCTTTCACTTACGGCCTCGCCGACCATTTTGTTCGCGGACAACAGTTCGTCTTCGATTCTCACGGCAAATGTCACGGATCAAAACGGAAACCCGGTTCCCAACGGAACTCAGGTTCGTTTCAGTATTCCGCCGCAGTCCGGTTCGCTTGAAAATCTCCGCACGACCGTCGGCGGCGTCGCCTCGAACACTTTGACGTCCAGTGCCACGCCGGATACGTTCTACGTATCTGCATGGTCAGAGGAAAATTCAAGCGTTCGCGACAGCGTACAAATCATTTATCGTGTGGGCGATCCGGCACATGTTATTCTGTCTGCCGTAATCGACAGCCTGCGCGCGGACGGTATCGCAACTGACAGCATTACGGCGCGAGTGACGGACGCGGTCGGTCATCCGCTGCCAAACGTCGAAGTACAGTTTACGACGACTATAGGTAACATCACGGCGAGCCGCGTGACGAATTCGCAGGGCAACGCTTCCGTCCCGTTTAGTTCTTCCCAGACCGGTACAGCAATCGTCACGGCTTCCGCTGGTCAAGCGGTCGGAAATTACACTTTGTACTTGCTGCCGGGCAATCCAAACAGTATTCAATTGAGTTTTAATCCGGGATCTGTCGGCGTACGCGGTAGCGGACGCAACGAAACTTTACTTGTGACCGCAACGGTGCGGGACGCGAACAATAACCCGGTGCTTGATGGAACGGAAGTGTATTTCAACATCAATAATTCGCCGGGCGGCGGAGACTTCTTGTCCAGCACTGGCGCAATTCCGACGATTAACGGAAACGCGACCGTCGCATACAACAGCGGCACGGTAAGCGGTACGGCTCGTATTCGCGCGCAGTGCACGGGAATCAGTGCAGTGTCAACCGAGATTTTGATCTATGCGGGACCGCCTTACATTGAGAACATCTCGGACGGATGCTTGTCGAGCCATATGGCTATTGGCTCGTCGCCGTGCAATATGTTCGGTATGGATGTTGTCGGTGAGAGCGTTGAAATCGTTTGCCTCGTCGGTGACCAGTACAACAACCCCGTGACTCCGGGAACGGCGGTTTATTTCACGACGTCCGGCGGCGTGGTGACTACAGCGACCGGTTACACGGATTCGGCGGGTTTTGCGCGCGTGACGTTGTACAGCGGAAATCCGCTGCCGACGATCAACCGTTGGCTCAACACGCTTAGCGATCCGAATCTTGGCACAACGATCTTGTGCAGTGACGTACCAGATCAGAACGGCGTCGCCAAAGTCTTGTGCAAGACCGCGGGCGTCGACGAGTCTGGCGACAGCGTTTGGGTTTGGGCGACGACAAATGTCATCTTTGACTACAGCCAGCCCATTCTGAATATTCGAGAAGTTACGGTTAACGGCGATCCATCCGAGCGTACGCTGCGTATCGGCGAGAACGCTTTGATTCGCTTCTCGCTCTACGACTTCAACTATTGGCCGATGGTACAGGGAACTACCGTGAGTTTCAGCGCAAGTTCAGGCAACGTTTATCCGACGGAAATTGAAATCGGATGCCCGGGCGATACGTCATACACGGTTAGCTTCTTCAATAATCTGACCACGAATGATGACGACGCGGCGACGCCGGTCTTGATCAACGTGGAAGCAGAATATGGTGCAGCATATGCGTTTACTGAAACGTTCACGCTTCTGACGCAATTCCCGACGGCGGCTCCTCCGGCGTCAACCGGCAATGAGACCATTCAATAA
- a CDS encoding prepilin-type N-terminal cleavage/methylation domain-containing protein, with amino-acid sequence MLKAIRNKKNQKGFTLIELLVVIVIIGILAAVAVPRFMGAQDRARIGAARADLDLFRQALGMFEIDNADYPATLTLASAATVLVDPNGNPYMSLPTGDNFASFAYTYDGASSPTSYSIAVTCEDNAGTTLTATPEGIQ; translated from the coding sequence ATGTTAAAAGCAATCCGTAACAAGAAGAATCAAAAGGGCTTCACGCTCATCGAACTTTTGGTCGTGATCGTGATTATCGGTATTTTGGCCGCCGTCGCAGTTCCGCGTTTCATGGGTGCGCAGGATCGTGCTCGTATCGGTGCGGCTCGCGCAGACCTTGACCTGTTCCGTCAGGCCCTGGGTATGTTCGAAATTGACAATGCCGACTATCCCGCCACGCTGACGTTGGCGAGCGCCGCCACGGTTCTTGTTGATCCGAACGGCAACCCCTATATGTCGCTGCCGACGGGCGATAACTTCGCTTCGTTCGCTTACACGTACGACGGAGCTTCCAGCCCGACATCCTACAGCATCGCGGTAACCTGCGAAGACAACGCGGGGACCACGCTGACGGCGACACCTGAAGGAATCCAGTAA